A single window of Hymenobacter sp. APR13 DNA harbors:
- the bioA gene encoding adenosylmethionine--8-amino-7-oxononanoate transaminase, with protein MPQPTSLALRDAAVLWHPYTQMQTAPLPIPVVRGEGSWLIAEDGTRYLDAISSWWVNLHGHSHPAIAERVSEQLRTLEHVLFAGFTHPAAVELAEQLLALLPANQARVFYSDNGSTAVEVALKMVLQYFHNQGQPARRTFLCFQNSYHGDTFGAMAVSARGAFTEPFWPLLFDVEFLDVPVPGHEATTLAQLDALLLRPDVAGFIFEPLVLGTAGMVMYEPEVLSEMLRRCHQAGVLCISDEVMTGFGRTGPLFASELLTEQPDIMCFSKGLTGGTMAMGLTTCAAPVYEAFLSHDKMRALFHGHSYTANPVACAAALASLELTRADECTRQRQRIEAAHAAFRREIEGQPCIRAVRHRGTILAVEYDPGEGTSYFSRLRDAFYQLALDHRVVLRPLGNVVYLLPPYCTTDEELGLLYDVLRRMRHLVLDFTPAPNLPEILHD; from the coding sequence ATGCCTCAACCTACTTCCCTTGCCCTCCGCGACGCCGCCGTGCTGTGGCACCCCTACACCCAGATGCAAACCGCCCCGCTGCCCATCCCCGTGGTGCGGGGCGAAGGCAGCTGGCTGATTGCCGAAGACGGCACCCGCTACCTCGACGCCATTTCCTCGTGGTGGGTGAACCTGCACGGCCACAGTCACCCCGCCATTGCGGAGCGCGTGAGCGAGCAGCTGCGCACCCTGGAGCACGTGCTGTTTGCCGGCTTCACCCACCCCGCCGCCGTGGAGCTGGCCGAGCAGCTGCTGGCCCTGCTGCCCGCCAACCAGGCCCGCGTGTTCTACTCCGACAATGGCTCGACGGCCGTGGAAGTGGCCCTGAAAATGGTGCTGCAGTACTTCCACAACCAGGGCCAGCCCGCGCGCCGCACCTTCCTCTGCTTCCAGAACTCCTACCACGGCGACACCTTCGGGGCCATGGCCGTGAGTGCCCGCGGGGCCTTCACGGAGCCCTTCTGGCCGCTGCTGTTCGACGTGGAATTCCTCGACGTGCCGGTGCCGGGCCACGAGGCTACCACGCTGGCTCAGCTCGATGCGCTGCTGCTACGCCCCGATGTGGCCGGCTTCATCTTCGAGCCGCTGGTGCTGGGCACGGCGGGCATGGTGATGTACGAGCCCGAGGTGCTGAGCGAGATGCTGCGCCGCTGCCACCAGGCCGGGGTGCTCTGCATTTCGGATGAGGTAATGACTGGTTTCGGTCGCACCGGGCCGCTGTTTGCCTCCGAGCTGCTGACGGAGCAGCCCGATATCATGTGCTTCTCCAAAGGCCTCACCGGCGGCACCATGGCCATGGGCCTGACCACCTGCGCCGCGCCGGTGTACGAGGCGTTTCTGAGCCACGACAAGATGCGGGCCCTGTTCCACGGCCACTCCTACACCGCCAACCCCGTGGCCTGCGCCGCCGCCCTGGCGAGTCTGGAACTGACACGGGCCGACGAATGCACCCGGCAGCGCCAGCGCATCGAGGCGGCCCACGCCGCGTTCCGCCGGGAAATCGAGGGTCAGCCGTGTATCCGGGCGGTGCGGCACCGGGGCACCATCCTGGCCGTGGAGTACGACCCCGGCGAGGGCACCAGCTACTTCAGCCGCCTCCGCGACGCCTTCTACCAGCTCGCCCTCGACCACCGCGTGGTGCTGCGCCCCCTCGGCAACGTAGTGTACCTGCTGCCACCCTACTGCACCACCGACGAGGAGCTGGGCCTGCTCTACGACGTGCTGCGCCGCATGCGCCACCTGGTGCTCGACTTCACCCCCGCCCCCAACCTGCCCGAAATCCTGCATGACTAA
- a CDS encoding M20/M25/M40 family metallo-hydrolase produces MRRFSPLLLALGLSAPAFAQTKPATTPNPLIRQMVEEISEKNLRDDIDKLVSFGTRHTLSDTQSKKRGIGASRNWVEGEFRKYSKASGGRLKVEQDTFTIKPDGRRINRPVLMANVMATLPGTDPTDKRVFIVSGHIDSRVSDVMNATADAPGANDDGSGTVAVMELARVMSKQQFPATIIFVAVQGEEQGLYGSTHLAKRAKKEGWNLVAMLNNDIMGNSTGHDPEIKNTTQLRVFSEGVPATETPDEAKVRRTLSSENDSPSRQLARYSREATKQYVPGHEVVLEYRPDRFLRGGDHTPFNQQGFTAVRFSEVNEDFRHQHQDLRTENGEEYGDYAKFMDFAYLRKNTGVNLATLAALALAPAAPENVGVLTANLTNRTELKWEAPKAGEKPAGYYVLMRETSAPEWQQKFFVTDTKADLPHSKDNFIFGVVSVDAEGHESLPVLPKPVR; encoded by the coding sequence ATGCGTCGTTTCTCCCCGTTGCTGCTGGCCCTCGGTTTATCCGCGCCGGCCTTTGCCCAAACCAAACCCGCCACCACGCCCAACCCGCTGATCCGGCAGATGGTGGAGGAAATCTCCGAAAAGAACTTGCGCGACGACATCGACAAGCTCGTGAGCTTCGGCACGCGCCACACCCTGAGCGACACCCAAAGCAAGAAGCGCGGCATCGGGGCTTCCCGCAACTGGGTGGAAGGTGAGTTTCGCAAGTACAGCAAGGCCAGCGGCGGCCGCCTCAAAGTCGAGCAGGACACGTTCACCATCAAGCCTGATGGCCGCCGCATCAACCGGCCCGTGCTGATGGCCAACGTCATGGCCACGCTGCCCGGCACCGACCCCACCGATAAGCGCGTGTTCATCGTGAGCGGCCACATAGACTCGCGGGTGTCGGACGTGATGAACGCCACCGCCGACGCCCCCGGCGCCAACGACGACGGCTCGGGCACGGTGGCCGTGATGGAGCTGGCCCGCGTGATGAGCAAGCAGCAGTTCCCGGCCACCATCATCTTCGTGGCGGTGCAGGGCGAGGAACAGGGCCTCTACGGCTCTACGCACTTGGCCAAACGCGCTAAGAAGGAAGGCTGGAATCTGGTGGCGATGCTCAACAATGACATCATGGGCAACTCCACCGGCCACGACCCCGAAATCAAGAACACCACCCAGCTGCGCGTGTTCAGCGAAGGCGTGCCCGCCACCGAAACGCCCGACGAGGCCAAAGTACGCCGCACGTTGTCGTCAGAAAACGACTCGCCCAGCCGGCAGCTGGCCCGCTACAGCCGCGAGGCCACCAAGCAATACGTGCCCGGCCACGAGGTAGTACTGGAGTATCGCCCCGACCGGTTCCTACGCGGCGGCGACCATACGCCTTTCAACCAACAAGGCTTCACAGCGGTGCGCTTCTCAGAAGTAAACGAGGACTTCCGCCACCAGCACCAGGACCTGCGCACCGAAAACGGCGAGGAATACGGCGACTACGCCAAGTTCATGGATTTCGCCTACCTGCGTAAGAACACTGGCGTGAACCTGGCTACCCTGGCCGCGCTGGCCCTGGCCCCCGCCGCCCCCGAGAATGTGGGCGTGCTCACGGCCAACCTTACCAACCGCACCGAGCTGAAGTGGGAAGCCCCGAAAGCCGGCGAGAAGCCGGCCGGCTACTACGTGCTCATGCGCGAAACCAGCGCCCCCGAGTGGCAGCAGAAGTTCTTCGTAACCGACACCAAAGCCGACCTGCCCCACAGCAAGGACAACTTCATCTTCGGCGTGGTCAGCGTGGACGCTGAGGGCCACGAGAGCCTGCCGGTTCTGCCCAAGCCAGTGCGGTAG
- a CDS encoding DUF5958 family protein produces the protein MPPIPDNVLNRLAQHQLPCKWAWAWFAVLSVEAQQARLTELADYIQQAHPTPALVQQALTEAPVKPTATPLVLLRIHGLPEALRRIQQLPPPEYPNAFRALLSLFRVADAHRRRTQCQHGCTHDWHNLPPLS, from the coding sequence ATGCCGCCCATCCCCGACAACGTACTCAACCGCCTGGCCCAGCACCAGCTGCCGTGCAAATGGGCTTGGGCGTGGTTTGCCGTGTTGTCCGTAGAGGCGCAGCAGGCCCGGCTAACTGAACTGGCGGACTACATTCAGCAGGCGCACCCCACCCCGGCGCTGGTGCAGCAGGCCCTGACGGAAGCTCCCGTGAAGCCCACCGCCACCCCGCTGGTGTTGCTGAGAATTCACGGCCTGCCGGAGGCACTGCGTCGCATCCAGCAACTGCCGCCACCCGAATATCCGAATGCTTTCCGGGCGTTGTTGAGCCTCTTCAGAGTGGCCGACGCCCACCGCCGCCGCACCCAGTGCCAGCATGGCTGCACCCACGACTGGCATAACTTGCCGCCGCTGTCCTGA
- a CDS encoding beta-ketoacyl synthase N-terminal-like domain-containing protein: protein MTNSRTGAEAVTVIRGRGRVSALGLALPTASDASVSPFTTHPTGVPVAALPAPAEAAVAELRRHPSYRQLDRTVLLALMAARQATAQAGWGNGEMVSGEMVNDGQERHLTNSPTHQLTNSPLAVSIGSSRGATGRLEEFHAGFLAEGSVPVAASPLTTLGNVASWVAYDAGQHGGAALSHSSTCSSAFQALGNARAWLKAGMATRFLAGGTEAPLTDFTLAQMRAIGIYSPLAAADWPCRPGAGRPSTFVLGEGAAVFALEQLSAAQAAAETRPLLVLAGVGFGFEAIGSKTGLSPDGQHFQQAMREALASLPPTDIDAVVLHSPGTPAGDAAERAALRAVFGPALPTLLSNKWLVGHTLGASAALSLDFACHVLETQQWPAAPFATDLASTADKPIRRILVNAAGFGGNAASAVVELR, encoded by the coding sequence ATGACTAACTCCCGCACCGGTGCCGAGGCCGTTACCGTTATCCGGGGCCGGGGCCGGGTATCGGCGCTGGGCCTGGCGCTGCCAACTGCTAGCGACGCCTCAGTTTCTCCCTTCACCACCCACCCCACCGGCGTACCCGTAGCCGCCCTGCCCGCCCCCGCCGAAGCAGCCGTAGCCGAGCTGCGCCGCCACCCCAGCTACCGCCAGCTCGACCGCACCGTGCTACTAGCCCTGATGGCCGCCCGCCAGGCCACCGCCCAGGCCGGGTGGGGAAACGGTGAAATGGTGAGTGGTGAAATGGTGAATGATGGACAAGAACGTCACCTCACCAATTCACCAACTCACCAACTCACCAACTCACCCCTCGCCGTGAGCATCGGCAGCAGCCGGGGGGCGACGGGGCGGCTGGAGGAGTTTCACGCCGGGTTTCTGGCCGAAGGCAGCGTGCCGGTGGCGGCTTCGCCGCTTACCACGCTGGGCAACGTGGCCAGTTGGGTGGCCTACGATGCCGGCCAGCACGGCGGGGCGGCCCTGAGCCACTCTAGCACCTGCAGCAGCGCGTTTCAGGCCCTGGGCAACGCCCGGGCCTGGCTGAAAGCCGGCATGGCTACCCGGTTTCTGGCCGGCGGCACCGAGGCCCCGCTCACCGATTTCACCTTGGCCCAGATGCGCGCCATCGGCATCTACTCACCTTTGGCCGCCGCTGACTGGCCCTGCCGGCCGGGTGCGGGCCGGCCCTCCACGTTTGTGCTGGGCGAAGGTGCGGCCGTATTTGCCCTGGAGCAGCTTTCCGCCGCCCAGGCCGCGGCCGAAACCAGGCCCCTGCTGGTGCTGGCCGGGGTCGGCTTCGGCTTCGAGGCCATCGGCAGCAAAACCGGCCTCTCGCCCGACGGCCAACACTTCCAGCAGGCCATGCGCGAGGCCCTGGCCAGCCTCCCCCCCACCGACATCGACGCGGTGGTGCTGCACAGCCCCGGCACGCCCGCCGGCGACGCCGCCGAGCGGGCCGCCTTGCGCGCTGTGTTCGGGCCGGCGCTGCCGACGCTGCTGTCCAACAAATGGCTGGTGGGCCACACCCTGGGGGCCTCCGCCGCGCTCAGCCTCGATTTCGCCTGCCATGTGTTGGAAACCCAACAATGGCCGGCCGCTCCCTTCGCCACCGACCTGGCATCGACAGCTGACAAGCCTATCCGGCGGATTCTGGTGAATGCGGCTGGTTTCGGCGGCAACGCGGCCAGCGCGGTGGTGGAACTGCGGTAG